A single region of the Streptococcus sanguinis genome encodes:
- a CDS encoding ABC transporter ATP-binding protein yields MKHKTSSSSLRRLTRDLLQARWLFLLASLGTVAQVALTVLLPVLIGNAIDSVLLPQADQHLMPILGQMLLVIVANTLIQWLNPLLYNQLVYRYSQQLRQGVIKKIHYLPLAYLDRQGTGDLVSRVTTDLEQLSNGLLMVFNQFFVGLLTILVTIISMARLDFFLLLLVLLLTPLSLFLARFIARKSFSFFQRQTQARGAQTQLIEESLTQESLIQAFNAQEQFDSAFTRSNQTYADYSQAAIFYSSTVNPSTRFINALIYALIVGFGAVRIIQGTGFTVGQLVTFLNYVNQYTKPFNDISSVMSELQSALACAERIYSVLDQEEIAESGQEILQSEDIKGQISFEHVAFGYEPGKELIQDLNIRIPAASKVAIVGPTGAGKSTLINLLMRFYNVDSGLISLDGTPITHYTRASYRQHFGMVLQETWLKTATIHDNIAFGRPDASREEVIAAAKAANAHFFIQQLPQGYDTYLADAGDSLSQGQRQLLTIARVFLAVPKILILDEATSSIDTRTEVLIQEAFSKLMVGRTSFIIAHRLSTIQNADIILVMVDGDIVEHGNHQELMDAKGVYYQMQTAQE; encoded by the coding sequence ATGAAGCATAAGACATCATCTAGCAGCTTGAGGCGCTTGACTCGAGATTTGCTGCAGGCGCGCTGGCTCTTTCTCCTAGCTAGTCTGGGAACAGTGGCTCAAGTGGCTCTGACTGTTCTTCTTCCAGTTTTAATTGGAAATGCGATTGATAGCGTTCTTCTTCCTCAAGCGGATCAACATTTGATGCCGATTTTGGGCCAGATGCTGCTGGTTATCGTAGCCAATACGCTGATTCAGTGGCTCAATCCCTTGCTCTATAATCAGCTGGTTTATCGCTATAGCCAGCAACTCCGGCAAGGTGTCATCAAGAAAATACACTATCTGCCTTTAGCTTATCTGGATCGGCAGGGAACCGGAGACTTGGTTAGTCGGGTGACGACGGACTTGGAGCAACTCAGCAATGGCCTACTTATGGTTTTCAATCAATTTTTTGTGGGTTTGCTGACAATCTTAGTGACCATCATTAGCATGGCCAGATTGGACTTTTTCCTCTTGCTTTTGGTTCTGCTTTTGACGCCCCTTTCTCTCTTCTTAGCTCGCTTTATTGCCAGAAAGAGTTTTAGCTTTTTCCAACGTCAGACGCAGGCGAGGGGAGCGCAGACCCAGCTGATTGAGGAAAGTTTGACTCAAGAAAGTCTGATCCAGGCTTTTAATGCTCAGGAGCAGTTTGATTCAGCTTTTACTCGCAGTAATCAAACCTATGCAGACTATTCTCAGGCGGCTATTTTCTATTCTTCGACGGTTAATCCTTCGACTCGTTTTATCAATGCCCTGATCTATGCTTTGATTGTGGGCTTTGGGGCTGTACGAATCATTCAGGGAACAGGCTTTACGGTTGGGCAGCTGGTGACCTTCCTCAACTATGTCAACCAGTACACCAAGCCTTTCAATGATATATCGTCAGTCATGTCGGAATTGCAGAGCGCTTTAGCTTGTGCGGAGCGAATTTACAGCGTTTTGGACCAAGAAGAAATAGCTGAGTCTGGTCAGGAAATCCTCCAGTCGGAAGATATCAAAGGACAGATTAGCTTCGAGCATGTAGCTTTTGGCTATGAGCCTGGAAAAGAGCTGATTCAGGATTTGAATATAAGGATTCCAGCAGCTAGTAAGGTTGCTATTGTCGGGCCAACTGGTGCTGGCAAGTCTACCTTGATCAATCTCCTCATGCGATTTTACAATGTAGACAGTGGTCTTATTTCGCTAGACGGTACTCCCATAACGCATTACACTAGAGCCTCTTATCGTCAGCATTTTGGTATGGTACTGCAGGAGACTTGGCTCAAGACGGCGACCATTCATGACAACATAGCTTTTGGCCGGCCAGACGCCAGCCGAGAAGAGGTCATTGCAGCTGCCAAGGCGGCCAATGCTCATTTCTTTATCCAGCAGCTGCCTCAGGGGTACGACACCTATCTAGCGGATGCTGGGGACTCCCTTTCTCAAGGTCAGCGGCAGCTCTTGACCATTGCGCGTGTCTTCCTTGCTGTTCCTAAAATCCTAATCTTGGATGAGGCGACTTCCTCCATCGATACCCGAACAGAAGTCTTGATTCAGGAGGCTTTCAGCAAGCTCATGGTGGGTCGGACTAGCTTTATCATCGCCCACCGCCTGTCCACTATTCAAAATGCTGACATCATCCTCGTTATGGTAGATGGTGATATCGTCGAGCATGGTAATCACCAGGAGCTCATGGATGCCAAAGGTGTTTATTACCAAATGCAGACGGCGCAGGAGTAG
- a CDS encoding DNA helicase UvrB, translating into MGDIINIAAENTLNKKEIFNEQTQFVELTDQILLQTRSEIEQPTTIKIPIIELSELGTTVASLIPNLTKVVQGNNGEKAYRIVNKAAGDTLKKAKNGNYWGALRKADGGSKFVQLQEISELANEGLMIQPQVIIVAALLYSVEKRLDNIVELEKQILSFLETEKESSIEADAETLMDLIRKYKHNWDNSHFVSSSHKMVMDIQRSARQQMTSYQKKLEEDLKSTPLLIIQSEVSSAKKKISKKFKYYSLSLYTYSLASYIEIMLSGNLAEKNILSIKEEIEKLSSAYSAMFTKCLNYLEKMSESSIESNVLKGVGEASKAIGGFLGNIPFIKDGPADEFLQDGG; encoded by the coding sequence ATGGGAGATATCATAAATATTGCTGCTGAAAACACACTTAACAAAAAAGAGATTTTTAACGAACAAACCCAATTCGTTGAACTCACAGATCAGATACTTTTACAAACTCGTTCTGAAATTGAACAACCAACTACAATAAAGATACCAATTATTGAGTTGTCAGAATTAGGAACTACTGTAGCTTCTCTTATCCCTAATTTGACAAAAGTTGTCCAAGGAAATAATGGCGAAAAAGCCTATCGCATTGTTAATAAAGCTGCTGGCGATACCTTAAAAAAGGCAAAAAATGGTAACTACTGGGGAGCTCTGCGAAAAGCGGATGGAGGCTCGAAATTTGTCCAACTTCAAGAAATAAGTGAACTTGCAAATGAAGGATTGATGATTCAACCACAAGTTATCATTGTCGCTGCACTCTTATATTCTGTTGAGAAAAGATTAGACAATATTGTTGAACTTGAGAAACAAATTTTATCATTTTTAGAAACCGAAAAAGAATCTTCAATTGAAGCCGATGCCGAGACATTGATGGATTTAATTAGGAAATATAAGCATAATTGGGACAATAGCCACTTCGTCTCCAGCAGCCATAAAATGGTAATGGATATTCAGAGAAGTGCGAGACAGCAAATGACTTCCTACCAAAAGAAATTAGAAGAAGATTTAAAGTCTACCCCTCTTCTTATAATCCAATCAGAAGTTTCATCGGCTAAGAAAAAAATTAGTAAGAAATTTAAATACTACAGCTTATCTCTATACACCTATTCACTGGCATCTTATATCGAAATTATGCTCAGTGGAAATTTAGCTGAAAAAAATATATTATCTATCAAAGAAGAAATCGAAAAACTTTCTTCTGCCTATTCTGCCATGTTTACAAAATGTCTAAATTATTTAGAAAAAATGAGCGAATCCTCTATTGAATCCAATGTATTGAAAGGTGTAGGAGAAGCAAGCAAAGCAATAGGCGGTTTCTTAGGAAATATTCCTTTTATCAAGGACGGCCCTGCAGATGAATTTCTCCAAGACGGCGGATAA
- a CDS encoding ATP-binding cassette domain-containing protein — protein MLQIRNLTITHLKDLKELVKDLSLTVNQGDKVAIIGEEGNGKSTLLKLLLDERLVSSYVSYNGQIDKSYTAAVYLPQQLPSEDAQLTLNDYFFADFETELDYDKLYRYAGELNFDSQRFASQQQLSSLSGGEKLKVQLIKKLASDWDILFLDEPSNDLDLETLTWLENFISHSQRTVLFVSHDEHFLAQAATKIVHLERIKKKQEARTSVKSLDYENYRHQRQEAFEKQAQLARKEREEHAKTMEKHRRVKQSVEHTLRNTHDATAGRLVAKKMKSVLSQGKRFEKAGAEMTEIPTQEDVISLHFSDIEALPLAKRILKLEGMKLETDERQLAENLTLEVCGQEKIGLIGANGVGKSTLLKEIWKILRERTDMLVGYMPQHYGDLLTDESSPLDFLASSGDKSHEEKILTHLASLQFTRDEARHPIGQLSGGQKAKLLLLKLVLDRPNVLLLDEPTRNFSPTSQPQVRQLLATYPGAIIAVSHDRIFLKEVCQKIYKLTETGLEDVEFEK, from the coding sequence ATGCTTCAAATAAGAAATCTAACCATTACCCATCTAAAAGACCTGAAAGAGTTAGTCAAAGATTTGTCACTGACTGTCAATCAAGGAGACAAGGTCGCTATTATCGGTGAGGAGGGCAATGGCAAGTCCACCCTACTCAAGCTCCTGCTAGACGAGCGACTGGTCAGCTCCTATGTCAGCTACAACGGACAGATTGATAAGTCCTATACTGCTGCTGTCTACTTACCCCAGCAGCTACCTTCAGAGGATGCCCAACTGACGCTCAATGACTATTTCTTTGCTGATTTTGAGACAGAACTGGACTATGACAAGCTCTACCGCTATGCTGGGGAGCTCAACTTTGACAGCCAGCGTTTTGCTAGTCAGCAGCAGCTCTCTAGCCTATCTGGAGGAGAAAAGCTCAAAGTCCAACTCATCAAGAAACTAGCCAGTGATTGGGACATTCTCTTTCTTGACGAACCCTCTAATGACCTTGATCTCGAAACTCTGACTTGGCTGGAAAACTTTATCAGCCACAGCCAGAGAACGGTCCTTTTCGTCTCTCACGACGAGCACTTTCTCGCTCAAGCTGCGACTAAGATTGTTCATCTGGAGCGAATCAAAAAGAAGCAGGAGGCTAGAACCAGTGTCAAGAGTCTGGACTATGAAAATTACCGCCATCAACGTCAGGAGGCCTTTGAAAAACAAGCTCAATTGGCACGGAAAGAGCGGGAAGAACACGCCAAGACCATGGAAAAACACAGAAGAGTTAAGCAGAGTGTAGAGCATACTTTACGAAACACCCACGACGCTACTGCAGGTCGACTGGTGGCTAAGAAGATGAAAAGCGTCCTCTCACAGGGCAAACGATTTGAAAAGGCAGGCGCTGAAATGACCGAAATTCCGACACAGGAAGATGTCATCAGCCTTCACTTCTCAGACATAGAAGCTCTGCCATTGGCCAAAAGAATCCTGAAATTAGAAGGAATGAAACTGGAAACAGACGAACGACAACTGGCGGAGAACCTGACTCTGGAGGTCTGTGGCCAGGAAAAAATCGGGCTGATTGGTGCTAATGGTGTAGGCAAGTCTACTCTGCTTAAGGAAATATGGAAGATCTTGCGTGAGCGGACAGACATGCTAGTAGGCTACATGCCCCAGCATTATGGTGACTTGCTGACTGATGAGAGCAGTCCCTTGGACTTTCTGGCTTCCTCTGGCGACAAGTCCCATGAGGAGAAAATCCTGACGCATCTAGCCAGTCTCCAGTTCACGCGCGACGAGGCCCGCCACCCGATTGGGCAGCTTTCCGGCGGTCAAAAAGCCAAGCTACTCCTGCTCAAACTAGTCCTAGACCGCCCCAATGTCCTCCTGCTGGACGAGCCAACCCGCAACTTCTCTCCCACCTCTCAGCCCCAGGTTCGCCAGCTTTTGGCGACCTATCCTGGCGCCATCATAGCTGTCTCCCACGACCGAATCTTTCTCAAAGAAGTCTGCCAGAAGATTTATAAACTGACAGAAACAGGGTTGGAAGATGTTGAATTTGAAAAGTAA
- a CDS encoding serine hydrolase domain-containing protein, whose product MKKSFILTLLTIITLGLFRPVTALAEEQKLPSGTERSQIGQKIQDFVKEHEKTTAGMATTVFDKDGTIYQGSFGYMNKEKGIKADDNSVFEWGSVGKLAIWVSVMQLWEEGKIDLDEDIRTYLPEGFMKTLRHDKPVTMTDLMNHQAGFGESTHAYKEDKGLSIEEILAINQPEQSYEPGTMTAYSNFSASLAAYIVERISGQDFSAYVHEHIFQPLGMKDTALSADFKENPKIYQKRMEQISYRADGQTSMGTSYFHLGLYPAGNAVSTLSDFQKFAQALLKKEKLFKHAETWTTLYTATSNYPGTDMPLNMHGFWTQEYGTTLVGHGGNSTGYSSYILLDLKNGIGMTVMTNQDHESVYNYEMPALVFGPKKKTDSTTFDKFQSGNYRAARYFASGPMSISRTLLYTQFVEKSKDNPLLTQNFSVVSGSGDETKVTASYGDNFRVKDNEILKDWSFLISAAVGIVFSIILFLARGGLDLFRLVFKKGQSKTPKSLRIWTYLTSLAGVGVAINFLLLFNTFATSDLTFLASWRYIVFAGLGLILAGCAVFPLLTKARKGLSKSRLYLTVLTSLSALAIVVNILYWSLYQWWAL is encoded by the coding sequence ATGAAAAAATCATTTATTCTAACACTTTTAACGATTATAACTCTAGGACTCTTCCGACCGGTTACAGCCTTGGCTGAGGAGCAGAAGTTGCCGTCTGGTACGGAGCGCAGCCAAATTGGTCAAAAAATCCAAGACTTTGTCAAGGAACATGAAAAGACAACAGCCGGTATGGCAACAACCGTTTTTGACAAGGACGGGACTATTTACCAAGGCAGTTTTGGATATATGAACAAGGAAAAAGGCATTAAAGCCGACGACAACAGCGTCTTTGAATGGGGGTCAGTAGGGAAACTAGCTATCTGGGTCTCCGTCATGCAGCTCTGGGAAGAGGGCAAGATTGACCTTGACGAAGACATTCGCACCTATCTGCCAGAGGGATTTATGAAGACTTTGCGCCACGACAAGCCCGTCACTATGACAGACCTCATGAACCATCAGGCCGGCTTTGGCGAGTCTACCCACGCCTACAAGGAAGATAAGGGCTTGTCTATTGAGGAGATTCTGGCAATTAATCAGCCAGAACAGTCTTATGAACCAGGCACCATGACAGCCTACTCGAACTTTTCAGCTAGTCTGGCAGCCTATATCGTTGAGCGAATCTCCGGTCAGGACTTCTCTGCCTATGTCCATGAGCATATCTTTCAACCACTAGGGATGAAAGACACTGCTCTATCAGCCGACTTTAAGGAAAATCCAAAGATTTACCAGAAGCGGATGGAGCAAATCTCTTATCGGGCGGACGGTCAGACATCTATGGGAACTAGCTATTTCCATCTAGGGCTTTACCCAGCGGGGAATGCCGTCTCCACTTTGTCTGACTTCCAGAAGTTTGCCCAAGCGCTTTTGAAGAAAGAAAAGCTCTTCAAGCATGCTGAGACTTGGACAACTCTCTACACAGCAACATCGAATTATCCGGGAACGGATATGCCGCTCAATATGCACGGATTTTGGACACAGGAGTACGGCACGACGCTTGTTGGCCATGGCGGAAACTCGACTGGCTATTCATCTTATATTCTGCTGGACTTGAAAAATGGTATAGGTATGACCGTTATGACGAATCAGGATCATGAGTCGGTTTATAACTATGAAATGCCAGCCTTGGTTTTTGGACCTAAGAAAAAGACGGACTCAACCACCTTTGACAAATTCCAGTCTGGTAATTACCGAGCTGCTCGCTACTTTGCCAGTGGTCCTATGTCTATCTCCAGAACTTTGCTTTACACTCAGTTTGTCGAGAAATCCAAGGACAATCCGCTTTTGACCCAGAATTTTTCAGTTGTCAGCGGTAGTGGAGACGAGACTAAGGTAACAGCTTCCTATGGTGACAACTTCAGAGTCAAGGATAACGAGATTCTGAAAGACTGGTCCTTCCTTATTTCAGCGGCAGTCGGAATTGTTTTCAGTATCATTCTCTTTTTGGCACGGGGCGGACTGGATCTCTTCCGCTTGGTCTTCAAAAAAGGTCAATCTAAAACACCAAAATCTCTTCGTATCTGGACTTACCTAACTTCTTTAGCTGGAGTAGGTGTGGCTATAAACTTCCTCCTCCTCTTTAACACATTTGCTACCAGCGATCTGACCTTTTTAGCTAGCTGGCGCTACATTGTTTTTGCCGGTCTGGGATTGATTCTGGCTGGCTGTGCAGTCTTCCCACTTCTGACCAAGGCAAGAAAAGGGCTGAGTAAGAGCAGACTCTACCTGACTGTCTTGACTAGTCTGTCAGCTCTAGCTATCGTTGTCAATATTCTCTACTGGTCACTTTATCAGTGGTGGGCATTGTGA
- a CDS encoding CPBP family intramembrane glutamic endopeptidase, with the protein MTNETRSKPQPKLVWPFLAWNFGWTWGFMLLAIILKNLWPENPPVLYLALEGLLTSLSMFGPVIASLIVLKIKGFKAICSFIFSSKKGTWLYLLLFSGGLAVTFALASGGKLVDGSLLSFIGSFIYLMTLAGGMEEPGWRGFLQSALEKKFSMLIASSITGLAWAAWHIPLWFYDRFYDRSQNPFLVFIIVTIVQSIWFAALHKKTKSVLACMIFHALLDILIETFVGINLADKFDFSQVNSLFYLGGLGILTLYSIYLWYRADKEEKNA; encoded by the coding sequence ATGACCAATGAAACAAGAAGCAAACCACAACCAAAACTAGTCTGGCCTTTCCTAGCTTGGAACTTCGGTTGGACTTGGGGATTTATGTTGCTAGCGATCATTCTCAAAAATCTCTGGCCGGAAAATCCACCTGTACTCTATCTGGCTCTGGAAGGCCTCCTAACGAGTCTCAGTATGTTCGGACCGGTGATAGCAAGCCTAATAGTGCTGAAAATAAAAGGCTTCAAAGCCATCTGTTCCTTTATCTTCTCAAGCAAGAAAGGAACTTGGCTCTATCTCCTACTCTTCAGTGGAGGTCTGGCTGTGACTTTTGCATTAGCTTCCGGAGGCAAGCTGGTAGACGGGTCTCTGCTTTCATTTATTGGATCCTTTATCTACCTTATGACCTTGGCTGGTGGCATGGAAGAGCCTGGCTGGCGAGGCTTTCTGCAGTCGGCTTTGGAAAAGAAGTTCTCTATGCTTATCGCCTCCTCGATAACTGGACTGGCTTGGGCTGCTTGGCATATTCCTCTCTGGTTTTATGACCGCTTTTATGATCGAAGTCAGAATCCCTTTCTAGTCTTTATCATTGTAACTATAGTCCAGTCTATCTGGTTTGCTGCACTGCATAAGAAGACGAAATCTGTCCTTGCCTGTATGATTTTCCATGCCCTGCTAGACATTCTGATAGAAACGTTTGTCGGCATCAACCTAGCTGATAAGTTTGATTTCTCTCAGGTCAACTCCCTCTTTTACCTTGGCGGCTTGGGCATTCTGACCCTTTACAGTATTTATCTCTGGTATCGGGCGGATAAAGAAGAGAAAAACGCATGA
- a CDS encoding serine hydrolase domain-containing protein encodes MKKSFILTLLTIITLGIFRPSAALADSQKLPSGTDRSQIGQKIQDFVKEHEKTTAGMATAVFDKNGTIYKGNFGYVDKENKVKVDDDSVFEWASITKLTVWVSVMQLWEEGKIDLEADIKTYLPEGFLRNLRYDKPITMLDLMNHQAGFDEMPLYKKGDKSDLEEQFRDYQPIQSFEPGTTTSYSNFSTALASYIVERISGQKYADYVHEHVFEPLDMDRTAILPDLSDNAYVQEKRKEDKGYDDQGKLLGDTPFKLWMYPVGGAVGTLGDLKKFAQALLERKTLFHHPETWTELYSTTSTHPGTDIVRNAHGFWASHYGVTLLGHSGNADGFSSYLYLDLKNGIGQVILTNQLYEQVYNVQMPELIFGKMQTVSEATKKQFKPGSYHYLRSYNRGPLSFMLMVPGAIQKINKVSDQPDLLSTFWTIDRSQGADRLEFGVLNAERISDSVLFRHYLVVFLGGLALVFALGNILISFLIGGFRLILRKAKSSVPRSWKVWNYLTSLGMILFAGNLILLLLAAMNQDYSIVQSWRYMVFAGLGLFLAGCAVFPLFSKARKELGKGRLFLTVLTSLSALAIVVNILYWSLYQWWVM; translated from the coding sequence ATGAAAAAATCATTTATTCTGACACTTTTAACGATTATAACTCTAGGAATCTTCCGACCGAGCGCTGCTTTAGCTGACTCGCAGAAGTTGCCGTCTGGCACAGATCGCAGCCAAATTGGTCAGAAAATCCAAGACTTTGTCAAGGAACATGAAAAGACAACGGCCGGTATGGCAACAGCAGTCTTTGATAAAAACGGAACCATCTACAAGGGAAATTTTGGCTATGTGGACAAGGAAAACAAAGTCAAAGTTGACGATGACAGTGTTTTTGAATGGGCTTCAATCACTAAACTGACGGTCTGGGTGTCGGTCATGCAGCTCTGGGAAGAGGGCAAAATCGACCTAGAAGCAGACATCAAAACTTATCTGCCAGAAGGCTTTCTCCGCAATCTTCGCTACGATAAGCCTATCACCATGCTGGATCTGATGAACCATCAGGCTGGCTTTGATGAAATGCCACTCTACAAAAAAGGAGATAAGAGCGACTTGGAAGAGCAGTTCCGCGATTACCAGCCTATTCAGTCCTTTGAGCCGGGTACGACGACATCATACTCTAACTTCAGCACGGCTTTGGCATCTTATATCGTGGAGCGGATATCTGGGCAGAAGTATGCAGACTATGTCCATGAGCATGTTTTTGAGCCGCTGGACATGGATCGGACTGCTATCTTGCCTGACTTATCGGACAACGCTTATGTACAGGAAAAGCGCAAGGAGGATAAGGGCTATGATGACCAAGGTAAGCTCTTGGGAGATACACCATTTAAGCTCTGGATGTACCCAGTCGGAGGGGCTGTGGGGACTCTAGGAGACCTGAAGAAATTCGCCCAGGCCTTGCTGGAACGTAAGACGCTCTTTCATCATCCAGAAACTTGGACCGAGCTTTACTCAACAACCTCTACCCACCCTGGTACGGATATTGTTCGTAATGCTCATGGCTTTTGGGCCAGTCACTACGGTGTTACCTTGCTGGGACACAGTGGTAATGCTGATGGCTTTTCTAGCTATCTTTACTTGGATCTGAAAAATGGCATCGGCCAAGTCATCTTAACCAATCAACTGTATGAACAAGTTTACAATGTTCAAATGCCGGAGCTGATATTTGGCAAGATGCAGACTGTCAGCGAAGCTACTAAAAAGCAATTCAAGCCTGGCTCTTACCACTATTTGAGAAGCTATAATAGGGGGCCACTGTCCTTCATGCTCATGGTTCCCGGGGCCATCCAAAAGATCAACAAAGTCTCAGATCAGCCGGATCTGCTGAGCACTTTCTGGACTATTGACCGAAGCCAAGGTGCTGACCGCCTCGAATTTGGTGTCCTTAATGCAGAAAGGATTTCCGATTCAGTTCTCTTTAGACATTATCTAGTCGTGTTTCTCGGAGGTCTGGCACTCGTGTTTGCTCTGGGAAATATCTTGATTAGTTTTCTGATTGGCGGTTTCCGTCTCATCCTACGTAAAGCAAAAAGTTCGGTACCTCGCTCTTGGAAGGTCTGGAATTACCTGACTTCTCTAGGAATGATCCTTTTTGCAGGCAATCTTATTCTGCTTTTACTGGCTGCCATGAATCAGGATTACTCAATTGTTCAATCTTGGCGCTATATGGTATTTGCAGGTCTGGGCCTATTCTTAGCAGGTTGTGCAGTTTTTCCGCTCTTCAGCAAGGCTCGAAAGGAGCTCGGAAAAGGCCGCCTCTTCCTGACAGTTCTGACTAGTCTATCCGCCCTGGCCATAGTCGTTAATATCCTCTACTGGTCGCTTTATCAGTGGTGGGTGATGTGA
- a CDS encoding serine hydrolase domain-containing protein — protein sequence MKKTFIFTLLTILTLGLFRPATALAEEQKLPSGTERDKIGQKIQDYVKENEKTTAGMATAVFDKDGTIYQGNFGYMNKEKGIKADDDSVFEWGSVTKLTVWVSVMQLWEQGKINLEEDIRAYLPKDFLRNLRYDKPISMLDLMNHRSGFDEAPLYMQGGKSLEDLLLKYQPAQSFEPGTTTAYSNYSTGLAAYIVERISGQSFVDYAHEHIFQPLGMERTAIAQDLSDNAYVQAKRKEVKGYATDGSLLGDALYEVGLYPVGRATGTLSDFQKFAQALLSRKTLFTRSETWTTLYSTTATYPDTDIVRNAHGFWASEFAVTVLGHGGNTNGFSSYLLLDLKDGIGQVIMTNQGVKEIYNDGMPELIFGKRPTASAETQKKFEPGYYQILRNFNQGPLSLYQLFPGNMLHMKKPSSERMDHLFWTIYKSGNGKTRIATPVSDFEKVPDWEIWTKFGLIALAALSVVYALDNLLVRLVLVLYRLVFGKVKSKQNRAWKWWHILTAAGVVVSAGNLLLLLLSSSTTDLSIIAHWRYMAFAGLGLFLAGCAVYPLFSKTRKDLGKGRLFLTVLTSLSALTIVANILYWSLYQWWVM from the coding sequence ATGAAAAAAACATTTATTTTCACACTTCTAACTATTTTGACATTGGGGCTTTTTCGCCCAGCCACTGCGCTAGCTGAAGAGCAGAAGTTGCCGTCTGGTACGGAACGAGACAAAATTGGTCAGAAGATCCAAGACTATGTCAAAGAGAACGAAAAGACAACAGCCGGCATGGCGACAGCTGTCTTTGACAAAGACGGCACTATCTATCAAGGAAACTTCGGCTATATGAACAAGGAAAAAGGCATCAAGGCCGATGATGACAGCGTTTTTGAATGGGGTTCCGTGACTAAGCTGACCGTATGGGTCTCCGTTATGCAGCTCTGGGAGCAAGGTAAGATTAACCTAGAAGAAGATATTCGCGCCTATCTGCCAAAGGACTTTCTTAGAAATCTCCGGTATGACAAGCCCATTAGCATGCTAGATCTGATGAACCATCGGTCTGGATTTGATGAAGCCCCTCTCTATATGCAAGGGGGCAAGAGTTTAGAGGATTTGCTACTCAAATATCAGCCGGCTCAGTCCTTTGAGCCGGGTACAACGACAGCTTATTCCAATTACAGTACTGGGTTGGCTGCCTACATTGTGGAACGAATTTCTGGGCAATCCTTTGTTGATTATGCCCATGAACATATCTTCCAGCCTCTGGGCATGGAGAGAACGGCCATAGCTCAAGACTTGTCTGACAATGCTTATGTCCAAGCCAAGCGCAAGGAAGTAAAAGGATATGCGACAGATGGCAGCCTGTTAGGCGATGCACTTTATGAAGTCGGCCTGTATCCAGTTGGTCGAGCCACAGGAACATTGAGTGATTTTCAAAAATTTGCTCAGGCTCTGCTGAGTCGCAAAACTCTCTTTACTCGGTCGGAGACTTGGACGACTCTCTATTCAACGACAGCAACCTATCCTGATACAGATATTGTTCGTAATGCTCATGGCTTCTGGGCCAGTGAATTTGCAGTTACAGTGCTAGGGCACGGAGGAAATACAAATGGTTTTTCCAGCTATCTCCTGCTGGATCTGAAGGATGGTATCGGTCAGGTGATCATGACCAATCAAGGCGTGAAAGAAATTTATAATGATGGCATGCCAGAATTGATTTTCGGAAAACGTCCGACAGCCAGTGCAGAGACTCAGAAAAAGTTCGAACCAGGCTATTATCAAATTCTTCGGAATTTCAACCAAGGTCCGCTCTCTTTGTATCAGCTCTTTCCAGGTAATATGCTTCATATGAAGAAGCCGTCCTCGGAGCGAATGGATCATTTGTTTTGGACTATTTATAAAAGTGGAAATGGTAAAACGCGAATCGCTACTCCGGTCAGTGATTTCGAGAAAGTCCCTGACTGGGAAATCTGGACTAAGTTTGGGTTGATTGCTTTGGCAGCTCTTAGTGTCGTTTATGCTTTGGATAATCTACTTGTGCGGCTTGTGCTAGTCCTCTATCGACTGGTCTTTGGCAAGGTGAAAAGCAAGCAAAATCGAGCTTGGAAATGGTGGCACATCTTGACAGCTGCAGGAGTAGTGGTCTCAGCTGGAAATTTACTCTTGCTCCTGCTTAGCTCAAGCACTACGGATCTCAGTATCATCGCTCATTGGCGTTATATGGCTTTTGCAGGTTTGGGATTGTTCTTAGCAGGATGTGCGGTTTATCCGCTCTTTAGCAAGACTCGAAAGGATCTCGGAAAAGGCCGCCTCTTCTTGACAGTTCTGACTAGTCTATCTGCGTTGACTATTGTCGCCAATATCCTCTACTGGTCGCTCTACCAATGGTGGGTGATGTAG